The stretch of DNA GCCCAGTCTTGTGCTTGTCCCCTGCCTGCCCTCAGTCACTGGCTTCTTGTGGCCCTGATCAAGTCTTATATGCCctgtttttaaaatccaaactAACACCCAGAGCCCCACCCCGCCACTGCCTCGTTAATTCAGTGCAGAGATGGATGCAGAAGAGATCCATAGAAAGTGCTGAGAGCTTTTAGGAGGGGAGAGTTTTCAGGAGCAGGATACCTAAGATTGCCATGGCCATCCGTACTGgagggggttggggaagggggaaCTCGTGACAAGAACTTGGAGGCGGGGGGTCAGGATGCATCATTTGTCACCGCAGCCCCAAGAGTTCCAGACTAGACATAATCTTTGACGCGGCCTGCTGAGGCCTGAGCTATGTCCCAGCCCCAGCGAGCCCATCCTACAGGTGGAAAAGCGCGGTGAAATTAATCAGTAGGCTTCCAGCGCCGCGCAAAGGAAGCCAGAGGAGCTTCCCGTCCTGCGCGCTGGCTGGTGGAGCTCGAAGCCCAATCAGCGTCCAGCTGTGGGCGCGGCCGCCCGGCTCCAGGTCCGAGGGCGGtcgcggggctcgggggcggggccctgGGGGGACGGGGCGGGCCTCCCTCCACGCGGGCGGGCCGGGCCGCCAGGTGGCGCCCTCCCGAGAGCCGGCCCTCGCCACGGCCCTCGCTTGGCCCCTGCGGGCCGCCGTCGCCGCGCTCGGCATTCCGCCGCCGTTCGGCTCCGcggcgtcgggctcccgctgcccTCGGTGGCGCCGCAGTCGCACAGCCGGGCGCCCGctggccggcggcggcggcgatgGCCCCCTAAGCAGGCCCGAGCGGGAGCCGCAGGCGGGCGGGCGCCGGGGTCGGCGGGCAGAGGCCGGGTTGCGGCCTCTTTGtctcggcggcggcgggcgcgcccgcggggcccggggcggaagTCCCGACGCGCTCCGGGCGCCCCGGGCCGCGGCGGCCGCACCATGAGCGACATCCGCCACTCGCTGCTGCGCCGCGACGCGCTGAGCGCTGCCAAGGAGGTGTTGTACCACCTGGACATCTACTTCAGCAGCCAGCTGCAGAGCGCGCCGCTGCCCATCGTGGACAAGGGCCCCGTGGAGCTGCTCGAGGAGTTCGTGTTCCAGGTGCCCAAGGAGCGCGGCGCGCAGCCCAAGGTGCGGCGGGCGTCCGCGAGAAGGAGACTCTCGCTCCCTCTTCCGCCCCTCGCGGTGACAAGCGTTTGCCAAGCACAGACCCTCTTGGTCTGAGCGGCTCCGTTCTCGCCCGTGGCCGGGCTCCTTCGCAGCAGCCCCAGCGCACCTGCTCTGGCTTCCTGAGCATTGCTCAGCTGGGTGCGACAGCCCGGCCTCAGTGGTGCTGCGGGAAGAGACGTTAAAGGCCTGTAATCGAGTCTCAAACCTGTGTAGGTCGTCCTGAGCGCCCCAGGATGATGTAGAATTCCGTATAGTGACATCTGAGAGTAGCAGAGTTCTTCTCCCCTGGGACTCGGGCTGTAGAGGAGTGAACAGTTCCCTGGGGAAAAGAGAGTCGTTCCTGTTTTCTTGCCTTAAGAATTCACGCGCAGGTTAAAGCTTAATTTCTTATCGCTTCTCTCCGATTTGTTTTACAGAGGTTGAATTCACTTCAGGAGCTCCAGCTTCTCGAAATCATGTGCAATTACTTCCAGGAACAAACCAAGGACTCTGTCCGGCAGATTATTTTCTCATCCCTTTTCAGCCCCCAAGGGAACAAGGCTGATGACAGCCGGATGAGcttgttgggaaaactggtctcCATGGCAGTGGCTGTGTGTCGAATCCCAGTGTTGGAGTGTGCGGCCTCCTGGCTCCAGGTACTTCTCCAGAAGTagccttctcctcttcctccttttttttttttttttttttaagattttatttatttattcatgagacagagagagaaaggcagagacacagagggagaagcaggctccatgcagggagcctgatgtgggactggatccctggactccaggatcaggccctgggaggaaggcaggtgctaactgctgagccacccaggaatccccgaaATAGCCTTCTTCTAAGAGTCTGAAGAGGAGTTTAGTGTCAGGAATTCTTCCCTTAATTGGGTTTCAGGTGAGGCTTTTCCTGTGTGTTATCTCCTTGCTGTCACTACCCTGTGTGCTGCTACCCTACATCTGCAGTTGCATGCGGGTGGTAACCATACCTGACAAAACCGTAGTTTGTAATggtaaatggattttaaaaataaaaaaaaagttcatctccGGGACAAGTGAAAAATTCTTTTCCTTAGCTGGAAATAAGGtagtattttgaaaatagttaTGCATGTTGTGGCCTTAAagttcagtttgtttgtttttaagattattgttattttttaaattttatttatttatgatagtcacacagagacagagagagaggcagagacataggcagacggagaagcaggctccatgcagggagcccgacgtgggattcgatcccaggtctccaggatcgtcccctgggccaaaggcaggcgctaaaccgctgcgccacccagggatccctgtttttaagattattgtaAATCAAATTATATACAATTAGGTCAGTAAGCATGTGAATTGTTTTGCATTGTCCCGGGGTGACATTACAAAGATCATGGCTCTTCTAATGGTTATGGATGTCAGAACCTTctagtgtgtttttaaatatcaaagaatATCAGAAGATTTTGTGTTAGAGggtatttgaaaagattttgttttgctttttttattacTCAGAGTCTTTTCAAAAATTGGTAATTGGAGTAGTGATTAACTCAGAATTCGAATTAACATGATTCTCAACTAAGCTGACAGAATTTGCCATATCCATTTTCACAAACCTGCTTCATTCTCAAGTACTTGAAGTTATTTAGTGTTGGGTTTTGTTTCCCAATTAATGTAGACGTTTTCCTTGAAAACTGTTTATTCTCACAACGTGGCTAGAAAGATACGTTGTCCTTTGTGGCACACAGGTAAGTCTTGGTGGAATCTGTACCTTAATTCTCACCAGTCCGATCTCAGGGGCATCTGAATTGATCGTGTGTGCTGTATTTAATGTCACAATTACCTCTGTCCGCTGATCACCTAGTATAGTTAGGCTTAGCATCTTGTAATTCATCACATgatttcccatttctctctcctgatgCTGTTGTGCTGGCTTTTTGGCAAAAAGCAGATGTCAGTGACAAGAAAGGGTCACAGTGGTTTGATTTGCCCCATCGAGGCAAGAGGCTGCAGCTTCCTGCTAGGGAAGGCGGGGGATGGTAGTTTGTGGTTGTGGGAGCAGATCTGAGCCCGAGGGAACAATCTGGCCTGCTGTCTCCTTGCAGCTTCCCCCCAGtaggccacccaggggccctggaaCTGGAGCATCCTGAGCAGCTGTTGAATGTGGCAGTAGCTACAGATTGGCCTCTGAGTGGGAAGGAAAAAGGCAGGGGAGGGTGGTAAGGTAGGATTTGAAAATATTACGGAAATCTGTAAAGGAGgatcataagagagagagagaaagtgaagaagCATTGCTCTAGAATCACATGAGCACTCACAAACACTCGGCAAGCTCTTTAAAGTGGTAGCAACTGTTCATTTCTACCTTTGGAGTCTCACCTATAGGGTCACAAAAGTTATCATTTCCTCACCTGAAGTTAGAAGCGATCTTTCCTAAGTGAACTTCAGAGCAAGAGTCCGCAGGCCTTTTATGGAAAGGGTAAGACAgtaatattttaggctctgtggaTCATATGGTCTGCGTCAAAACCAGTCAGCTCTGCCTTTGTAGTGTAGGAGCAGCCTTACACAATAGCAAACAGATGAGCAGATCCATGTTTCAGCAGAAGTTTATTTACAGCAACAGGTGTCAGGATGGATTTGGTCTGTGGGCTTAGGTTGGCTGAGCTCTATGTCAAATAAGCTCTGAACATCTTTTTGCCCCCCTCTTGGAAAGTGATTTTCCCAGGTGTGGTGGTCTCCACCACATGTACATAGTTGTCTACTAGATCACAACACTTGTAGTTATGTGGACTGTGGCTTCTTTCCAGCGGACGCCTGTGGTCTACTGTGTGAGGTTAGCCAGGGCCCTCGTGGATGACTACTGCTGTCTGGTGCCGGGATCCGTGCAGACGCTGAAGCAGATACTCAGTGCCAGCCCTCGCTTCTGCTGCCAGTTCATAACTTCTGTCACCGCACTGTATGACCTGTCATCAGGTAAATTTGAAACAGGCTGTGGCTGTTAAAGCAGCTCAGTtgattgtcatttttatttccaccaaACACCTAGGCAAAATGTCCAGTAGaagtgttggctttttttttcccctctgaaatgtgtgttttcttttaggcTGAAAAGCGAAAGGAAGGGACCACCTGGACTTCTGGAATTTGCCAGCAGGGAGCTTTCCTTAGTGACTCCCACTTGCCAAACTCAGTAATGGTCCGAGTGGCAGACAGCCTAAAAATGCTGgcgactacaaaaaaaaaaatgctggcaaATGATGTCTGGGGAAGACATGGCTCTCTCCCTGGATGACTTGCTTTTTCTGAtccatcactttttattttagaaaatatcaaaacttTGCAAAGTGGCAAGATTATTATAAGTTTGCAAGACTCTCACCTAGGTTCACCACCTGTTAACACTTAccatgttctctctttcccttcctctctttctctccccctctctcacaCATACTTGAAAGTGTTTGGTTTTCCTGAATTTTTGAGAGTTTGTTACCAATGTCATATATCAAGGACTTAAGCACATATGTATCTCTCTTGCAAAAATGAGCATTCCCTTAGTAACCATGATACCATTATCACACCCAAGAAATTAAATATGGAGGGAATACCATTATCTCTTATATAGACCAGATTCAGATTTCCCTAATTATCTCAATAATGTCTTTTATAGCCCTGCCGCCCCTTGAAGGGTCAGGAGAATTCAGGATCCCATCAGGGTTCATACGTTATACATAGTTGTTATGTCACTTTGGTCTTTTTAAATCTTGAACagataaagcattaaaaaaattttcttatgaCATTGATGTTTTTGAAGAGCTCAGGCCAGTTGTTTtgcagaatgtccctcaatttagATTATCTGATGTTTCCTTATGTAAAATTTGGGTTAAACATTTTTGGCAACAATCCTGCCTAGGTGTGTCCTGGGCATATTGTACTGGGAGGCATGTGTGGCGCTTCTACCgtggtgacattttttttttcttttttcttttttttttcctggtgacatttttaaagctttcttagGAAGATGCCTGGCGAAGTCCTTAGGCAGCCAGTAGATGGCATTTGACTTCAACTGGGAGAAGCCCTTGTCCCCATCCCTGTCCAGCATCAGAGCACTCTAGTCAGGTCTTTTTTGCAGGCTCCCAATAAAACCAATACAGGTTGACTAGCTCTGGTTGAATTAGAATGGGAGTCTCAGACCTACACTGACTAGGCTCTGCTGTGTACTTACCTCCCCCAGAGGTGGGTTCTAAGGAACATGGATTGACAAGGTTTCATGAAGCACTGCATCCTTTTACATCTGTGTCCTTGTGTGAACCCCACAGTCCATTTGGCCCGTGGGCAGGGACTCTGGGCCTGGATTTCCACACGGGGAGGTTTCAGACCTCACCACGGTAGGCACTTTTTCTGCAGAGCCAGACTCAAAGCCTGCATTTCTATTTCAGATTCCTCCTTTGCTCTCGGTTCTTGCCACTCAGAGGGCTGACAGTCTCTTATTCTGGTCTGATGGCTAAATCAGCAGCAGGAGAGCCTTCAACATTTCCAGTTTTGTTCACTCCAGCAGCACCATGATTATACTTGTccttttatttgtactttttttccccttactgttcaattttttatttctcttaaggaAGTCCGTGTGGGCAGTATGAACATAGAAGTGCGTGTCATAGTCATGTGTACTTTTAAACTGTCACTGTCCCAGTGGTGTGCCCCTGGGCTGGGAGGCAGGTCTTGTGAGTAGTACTCTGCTGCTAGAGTGGGCTTTTCCCTGGCACTCTTCTGTAAAGGCTTCCTCAGAGCTGTTAATAGCTGGGAACAGTAGTTGGGCCCTTTGTTTTCCCAAAGGAAAGATTTAATTAAACCATTGTACAGCATCATGGTTGCTTTTCCAAGCCATCCATTATTCCAGACCAACAAGGATGGGAATTGCCCTTCACATTGGGGACAGATTAGACAGTGTGGAAAAGGAAGTCATGTTTAGAGAATACGAGCATTCTAGAATGGATATGAGACatggtatttttctcttaagCCAGTTTGCCAGTCTAACGTGTTGGTGATTGTTTTGCAACCATTGTATGGAGGTATGATCAGCATGCAAAAAGCTATACATCTTTAATGTATACAACTTGGTGAGTTTGGAGATAGGGAGGTCACCAGGCACACAGTGGTGGCCCTAGAGGAGGGACTGGAGTCCACAGTCGGAATGGTGACCGATGCTGCTCTTGGGAGCTTCTGGTAACAGGAGAGCATTCCTGGGCCATCTGTACCTTCAAAACTACAAGGTGGAAGAAGCTCACCTAAGGAGACAGAACCTCCTCTTGCCCGAATGGTGCAGAGAACTTGCGTCTTTGAGTAGGAAGGTCATGGAGGTAACTTATAACTTGCTCAAGTACACTCGCTCACTTTATGCACCgggcacacacgtacacatagcTTTCAGGCTCTTAGAGATGCCTCGGCTTAGATGTGTGTGGGTGTCGGGGGGTGGTAGTGTGCTGGACGAGTAGGTATGAGACTGGCATTCATCAGACAGAAACCTCTCAAGGGTTCAAGGGGCCAGACACAGGGTCTCCCACTGCTTATTGTGCCAAGTGAAGGAGGACAACTGCTACCTATTGTCCTCATTTATATAACAAGGGCAGGGCGAGGTTGAACACATGAGTAGGTAGGCATGATCTCCGGAAGAAGGGGCATGTCTCTGGAGGAGGAGTCTCGGTCAATATGTGTCTCACTCCACACTCTCCTGTCTCTTACTTGGCTTTGGCCTCAGCATCCTGGAAGGGACCTTGTCACCCTTAGCTCTGTGTGAGCTGAGAGCTGCACAGCTCCAGAGACAGGAGGCTGGGGACCCATTCCCATGCTCACAGACAAGGGCTTTGTGTGCCACTCCCAGGATGGGCAGTGCAGTTGAGTGGTTCAGAGCCAAGCCATCTGGGCCCAGATCTGGGCCCACCACACACTTCTAATGAGTCCCAGGGGAGTGACTTGATATCACCAAGCCTCCTCCTTCCTATAATAGGTGGGTTATGTGAGGAGTGAGTTAATCTGTGTAAAGGATGTAGATTGGGGCCTAGAAAATAGTAAGCCCAAAATAAAGGtcagcatttattttaattattgttctCTGTCTAGGGTGTAGAATGTACCAGGTCCAGGGTCACAGGAGGTCAGTCTTCATTTAGACAAGGATTCCAGATTTGGGGCTTAGATGGTTCTTGGTGGCTGACTGACCCCTCACCACTCTCAGAGCTGCTCTGAGCAGAGGCCACTGTAGCCATCACTGCCACAGAGGAGCCACCTGCCCAGGGACAAACCCTACTCTCTGGAAGGGGCTGAGGTGTGGTAGCAGTTTGGGGTATAAAGAGTGTGGGAGTTTATTTAAATTGACCCATGGGACAAGTTAAGGCGTGATGGAGTTCTAGGTAattgtttatttaacaaataagttGTTGAGCCCACTGTGGCTAGACAGTCCTGGCTCTAAGATGAGAGTCCCAGCCCTCAAGGTGTTGGGGGGGTGTTCTGGGAAAGGGGGTGGAAGATAGGTAAACAAAGGTAAACAAAATGCGTAGTCTGTGTGTCAGGTGCTGCGTACTGTGCCCTCGGGCCCATCTCCCTGACATCTGCCTCTGTCATGGGGGCTGCAGACACTTCTGACTTAAAGCGTTTCTGTTGGCAGATGACCTCATCCCACCATTGGATTTGCTCGAAATGATTGTCAGCTGGATTTTTGAGGACCCAAGGTTGATTCTCATCACTTTTTTAAATACTCCGATTGCTGCCAATCTCCCCATAGGATTTTTAGAGCTCACCCCACTCACTGGATTGATCCGCTGGTGTGTGAAGGCCCCTCTGGcttataaaaggaagaagaagccCTCCTTATCTAATGGCCACGTCACTCCCAAAGTTCCAAAGGACTCTGGAGGGATGGACAGAGACTCCCACCTCTTGTACTCAAAACTCCACCTCAGCGTCCTGCAGGTCCTTATGGTGGTCCAGGTGCACTTAACTGAGAAGAATCTGTATGGGCGCCTGGGGCTCATCCTGTTTGACCACATGGTCCCCCTGGTAGAGGAGATTAACAGGCTGGCGGATGAACTGAACCCCCTCAACGCCTCCCAGGAGATCGAGCTCTCCCTGGACCGGCTGGCGCAGGCTCTGCAAGTAGCCATGGCTTCCGGGGCCCTGCTGTGCACGAGAGGTGGGTGACTCCCTGGCCTGGGCCCTCTGGGGGGCAGGGCTGCCACCACCCCCTGCCAGAAGGAAGACAGGGAGTCCTGGCCACGCATCATCCTCTGCTCTTTCAGGACTCCTTTCCTCTTAGCACAGGATACCAGGGCAAAGTCACAGAGCATGCCCAGGGAGAACACTGGCCATGCAGTCTGTGTCTCTCCCAGCCCCTTTGCCCAGGACCCGGGACTCCTTAAGAATCAGaataacaggggatccctgggtggcgcagcggcttggcgcctgcctttggctcagggcttgatcctggagacccgggatcgaatcccacatcaggctcccggtgcatggagcctgcttctccctctgcctgtgtctctgcctctctctctctctgtgactatcataaataaataaaaattaaaaaaaaaaaaaaaaaaaaagaatcagaataacACCTTactgggcagtcccggtggcgcagcagtttagtgctgcctgcagcccagggcgtgatcctggagaccctggattgagtcccacatcaggctctctgcaaggagcctgcttctccctctgcctgtgtctctgcctctctctctctctctctctgcatctctatgaataaataaataaaatcttaaaaacaaaacaaaaaaaaccaccttacCATCTTTCCTTgtagaaaatcttttcttttttgttaaagattttatttatttatttatttatttattcattcattcattcattcattcatttatttgacaacaCAAgcgggggagaggcaggcagagggagagggagaagcaggctccccgctgaacaaggagcctgacatagggctcaaccccaggaccccaggatcatgacctgagccaaaagcagatgtttgaCTGAGCCTTTCGGGCGCCTTGaaccttttccttttctgcagtACATAGTACACAGGTTCAATCAAGTGCATGAAGCATTTCCAGCACCTGTTTCCAGGGTCCATAATTCTCTGGCACTTCAGTGCTAGAGCACTCTCCGTGTTTCATCGCACCTGTGCTTTAGTGACTATGAGCTCCCAGATGTTGCCAGTGACCCCAGGCGGCAGTCACTCTGATGCGTGATGCGTTTGAGCATCTGATCTGCTCAGTGAgagccctgcctctgggccttttcACAGCCATGGGTGCGAAAACCATGGTTCCTGGTAGACCTGCCCCCCTTCCTGAGTCATGTATTCTGTTTGgacctaatttttgtttttgttttttaagattttatttatttagccatgagagacgcagagagagaggcagagacacaagcagagggataagcaggttccatgcagggaacccaatgtgggactcgatcccgggtgtccaggatcaggccctgggctgaaggcgacactaaactgctgagccaccgggctgccctggaccTAGTTGTTAAAAAGCAAGAAttgaaggaagagagaacatggTTTCTAAGTGACGTTAGGAAAATATAGTTAAGGCACTATTGCTGTCTTGTCAACATCCTTGAAAAGAACTCAGTGAACGTTTCATCTTGTCTCCAGTCTGTTCCTTATGATATATCTCCTTGATTTCAGATGACCTGAGAACCTTGTGCTCCAGGCTGCCTCATAATAAGTAAGTGCCCTCTCAAAGACTTCGGGCTGGGCTGGGCTTCGGGTGGACCCCTCGTCCTGGCCTCCTTGGGTAGAGTTGGTCTGTAGGGTCTAGAGCATTTGTATGTAAGGAGCCCCCTAAGGATCTAATGATGAGTGGGAGGTATGATAGCATGACCCACATGAGAGAAAGCCCAAGTGGAGAGTAATTCAAACAGATAAAGCCACCTTGCCTGGGAGTCAAGGAAAGAAACAGGAGTAAGCTCAGAGTCACTTACCCCTCACTAAATTAGCATATGTGTTTCCTGGTGACTTTTGATGTTTGTGCACACATATTGTTGGTGACAATGTGGGTGGCATAGGCCTTTGGTAAACACTGCAGAGCCATGGCCCCAGGGCATAGCGTGTCAGTTAGGATTTGTTGATGGGTGACCCTGAGTGGGTTATAAGCATGGTTCTAACTGGTTTTCCGTGATGCTTGGGCAATAGCTCCACCTGTCATGAGCCTCGGTTTCAGCCCTTGTAAAACTGGGGGACAGTTTTCCTCTGTCATAGGGTcgtagtgaggattaaatgaggtggTATTTGTAACCTTCCAGCCTAGTCCCCGGCATGTGGGATTCTGACCTTAAATGGTGCTTATTGTCATCATTTGAGGGAAGCAATATGAATAGTGGGGAGGAGTCCAGGCTGGCTGCTTGCTCTCTGTATGACCGTGGGCAAGTTCCGTATCTTCCACTGCCTTGTTTTATCtgca from Vulpes vulpes isolate BD-2025 chromosome 3, VulVul3, whole genome shotgun sequence encodes:
- the INTS15 gene encoding integrator complex subunit 15 isoform X1; translation: MSDIRHSLLRRDALSAAKEVLYHLDIYFSSQLQSAPLPIVDKGPVELLEEFVFQVPKERGAQPKRLNSLQELQLLEIMCNYFQEQTKDSVRQIIFSSLFSPQGNKADDSRMSLLGKLVSMAVAVCRIPVLECAASWLQRTPVVYCVRLARALVDDYCCLVPGSVQTLKQILSASPRFCCQFITSVTALYDLSSDDLIPPLDLLEMIVSWIFEDPRLILITFLNTPIAANLPIGFLELTPLTGLIRWCVKAPLAYKRKKKPSLSNGHVTPKVPKDSGGMDRDSHLLYSKLHLSVLQVLMVVQVHLTEKNLYGRLGLILFDHMVPLVEEINRLADELNPLNASQEIELSLDRLAQALQVAMASGALLCTRDDLRTLCSRLPHNNLLQLVISGPVQQAPHAALPPGFYPHIHTPPLGYGAVPAHPAAHPALPTHPGHTFISGMTFPFRPIR
- the INTS15 gene encoding integrator complex subunit 15 isoform X3 translates to MSDIRHSLLRRDALSAAKEVLYHLDIYFSSQLQSAPLPIVDKGPVELLEEFVFQVPKERGAQPKRLNSLQELQLLEIMCNYFQEQTKDSVRQIIFSSLFSPQGNKADDSRMSLLGKLVSMAVAVCRIPVLECAASWLQRTPVVYCVRLARALVDDYCCLVPGSVQTLKQILSASPRFCCQFITSVTALYDLSSDDLIPPLDLLEMIVSWIFEDPRLILITFLNTPIAANLPIGFLELTPLTGLIRWCVKAPLAYKRKKKPSLSNGHVTPKVPKDSGGMDRDSHLLYSKLHLSVLQVLMVVQVHLTEKNLYGRLGLILFDHMVPLVEEINRLADELNPLNASQEIELSLDRLAQALQVAMASGALLCTRDDLRTLCSRLPHNKNATDNTSPLPCAAPRVCLLPSIFLLALNGRHRQRERERRRSRLHAGSPTRDSIPGLQDPALGRRQALNL
- the INTS15 gene encoding integrator complex subunit 15 isoform X2, producing the protein MSDIRHSLLRRDALSAAKEVLYHLDIYFSSQLQSAPLPIVDKGPVELLEEFVFQVPKERGAQPKRLNSLQELQLLEIMCNYFQEQTKDSVRQIIFSSLFSPQGNKADDSRMSLLGKLVSMAVAVCRIPVLECAASWLQRTPVVYCVRLARALVDDYCCLVPGSVQTLKQILSASPRFCCQFITSVTALYDLSSDDLIPPLDLLEMIVSWIFEDPRLILITFLNTPIAANLPIGFLELTPLTGLIRWCVKAPLAYKRKKKPSLSNGHVTPKVPKDSGGMDRDSHLLYSKLHLSVLQVLMVVQVHLTEKNLYGRLGLILFDHMVPLVEEINRLADELNPLNASQEIELSLDRLAQALQVAMASGALLCTRDDLRTLCSRLPHNKNATDNTSPLPCAAPRVCLLPSIFLLALNGRNSSPGPDLWVFQENSSIPISG